The DNA window CTATTGGTAAGAGGGCAAAATGAATTGATTATTGCCGATGGGTATCACCGTTTATGCTGTAGTTATTATTTAACAGAAGATTTGGAAGTCCCTTGCAGATTAGTCTAAAAACAAAACAACATCACCAATACATGAATTATTTCATGTTATTGGAAATATATTAAAACCTAACCCAATACAGATAATATTTTTTCTAGTTTTGCAAAAAAATTAGAAAAGTAGACGCATAATAGCATTTTTGTGAAATTTTTTATTGCCGAAAAAAAGGAAATCAAAACCAATTAGCCGATAAAAAATCCAAAAAAAGGGATTTAAATTTAAAATTTTATTAAAGTTCTGTTTGGCAATAAAATTCAATGCTAATTTTTCTTAATTTTACTTAAAATCAATAAAAATAATTAATATGAAAAAATGCATCTCGATTTTCTTACTATGGGGATTATCTTTAAATGCACAAGTTGGTATTAACACCACAACCCCTAATAGTACATTAGCTGTGAACGGTTCTTTGGGAGCTAACTATAAGCAAGTTACAGCCAATACGTATACGATTCTGGCTAATGATCATTATCTGACCTATAACGGAACGGGTGATGCTACATTTACACTGCCTGTCATTGGAACCGGAACCACAAGTTATACGGGAAGGATTTATAAGATTAAAAATATATCGACTTCTGCTATTACACTTCAGGCATCGAGTGGTAATACTCTAAGAATTGACAATACACCGGTTACTTCTTTTGTCATTCCATTGGGAGCCTATGCGGAAGTGGTCAACAATACGAATACCACCGGCGGAACATGGGATTTATCTTTTACTGTTCTTCCTAAACCCAGCAATGTAGAGATTTATGGTTCACAGCTATCTATTCCACCTCATGGAAACGGAACACCGGGAGTTGCAGACTGGACCAACCATACCACAACTTCATATGATACAGGATCGGGAACAGATCTTTGGTGGGTAATCAGTAAATCTTCGACTACCTACGCGCATACTGCAGCTTATTCTAATGCCAGTAGAATGATGATAGTATATGAATATCAGGGAGCTCCTTTCAATGTAACCAATATGTACCCTATTCTTACTGCAGGAAATAATTCCAGTTTCCCTGACGTATTTACCGCATCGTTTGTGAGTCTGGCCAACAACGGAACGGGAGGAAAAACAAGACTTACTGTATCCGTTTCAAGAATTGATTTTATAGGTGCCAATGGCTCTAATAACAGTAACTGGACCGGTACATTTTTGCTAAATCTTCTTTTAGCCAGAAAATATTAAAAATTAAATATTATATCTTTCAAAGGGCAGGACTTCGTTCTGCTTTTTTCACTTTTACACCTACTTTTTCATCTGAATTACGAGGGCATATTTTAATTTGGATCTTTCTTCCGGTAATTTAATTTCAATGTGACTTCCCGTTTTTTTCCATTGAATTTTTGAAGGAAGACCAAGAATCGTTAATGATTTTGGATTAAATGATTCAGGAACAGTAAAAGTAATGTTACCTGGTGCTTTATATTCAACTGTATCATTAAGATGAAAAACATTTACGGTATTCCCATCTTTACTTTGGGTGTAATAAAAATTCTCTTCATGGTAAGGAGCAATGACTCTCGTTGAAAAGACAGCAGATTGGTTTTTCTCCATCCAGCCGGAAATTTCCTTTAATCTTTCATAGACAATGGCATCGTAATCACCATTGGGTCCGGGAGCGATATTCATCAGATAGTTTCCGCCTCTTGAGATGATTTTCACCAATGTTTCAATGATTTTCTGGGGTGATTTATAGTGATCATCCGGAACATAAGAAAAAGAATCACCCATCGTAATACAGCTTTCCCAAGGAATTGACAGTGCATGTTCAGGAATAGCCTGTTCCGGAGTAACGTAATTTTCCCATTTTCCGGAAACGGTACGGTCTACCACAATAATTCCCGGTTGATTTTTGCGGGCCATGTTCCCTATCTTGTCCATGTCAACATCCTGCTCAACTTTAATCGTTCGTTGCCATTCTACCTTGGGATCGATTGTGCGAAAAGGTCTTACCCATCCTCCATCTAGCCAAAGGATATCAATTTTGCCATATCCAGAGGTAATTTCATTGAGTTGGTTGAAGGTAAACTTTTTAAAATTTTCCCATCTCCCGGGATATTTTTTAGGATCATAATTCACATTTCTGTCTTTTGGCGGGAAATACGGCCACCAATAATCATCGGAATGCCAGTCGGGTTTTGAAAAATAAGCTCCGATTTTAAATCCATCTTTCCTGAATGTATTAAAAATTTCTTTCGTTACATCAGCTTTAGGATTCTTTGAGAAAGGTGTTTTTGAAGAGGTAATTTTATAATCGGTTTGTTGTGAATCAAACATGGTAAAACCATCATGATGTTTTGTCGTAAAAACAACATACTTCATTCCTGCCTTCTTTGTTGCCTCTGCCCATTTTGCAGGATCAAATTGTACAGGGTTAAAAGTAGTCTGAAGATTTTCATAATTCTTCACATATTCGTCATAAGATTTCCCATGTTCCGGGTTTCTCTGAGTCCAGGATTCATCTTCAGGACATAAACTCCAGCTCTCCACAATTCCCCACTGGCTGTATGTTCCCCAATGCATGAACAATCCGAACTTCAGATCCTGCCAATCTTCCAGATTCTGAAGAACAAGAGGGTCTGTAGGCTTCGAATATCCTTCAGACACATTGTGTGCCTGTGAAAACAATGCAGAACTCAACAGGATCGCAGAAAACAACAGGCTTTTTGTTTTTTTTATGACTGGCATAGTGAACTAATTTTTCACTAATTTAATTATCCTTATTCAATTAACAAATACTAGTTTTTCAACAGGTTAAAAATTGTCGTATCAAAGTTTGAATAGGTAAATTGAAAACCGGTTTTTAACAGTTTTTCAGGAAAAACATTTCGACTTTTCAATAATAATTCAGTTTCTGTGTTCAAAAACAGGGACGCTATTTCAAGTTGCCAAACCGGAGCATTTAATCCGAATGGAATATTCATAAGTTTCCTTAGCTTTTTCATCATAAGTTCGTTGGATAAAGGTTCAGGAGCCGTTATATTGATAGCTCCCGCAATATCATCATGAGCAATGATCCAGTCTACGGCTCTGCAGAAATCATCAATATGAATCCAGCTTACCATTTGATTTCCCCGCCCTTGTTTTCCTCCCAGACCCAATTTAGTGATCATTTTTAATTTTGGAAATGCTCCTCCGTTATTCCCCAGAACAATGGAAGTTCTAAGGGCTACTTTTCTTATTCCTTCATTTTTAACGTTAAAAAATTCTTTTTCCCAATTCTTACATATATTCATTGAAAAATCATCCCCGATCACGCCATCTTCTTCTGTATTTAAATGTTTTTCAGAATGCACATAAATCGTTGCTGAGCTGGCATTCAACCAGATTTTTGGTTTTTCAGAACAGTGATCAACAGCTTCCTGTAATATGCGGGTACTATCAATTCTTGAAGAATAGATCTCCTGTTTGTTTTTCTCATGGTAGCGGCAATCCACTGATTTTCCGGTAAGGTTTATCAACACATCTGCATTTTCAAGAATGCTCTTCCAATCCCCTATTGTTTTTGCGTCCCAATAGACTTCATTTTCGCGTTTGGGTTGACGGGTAAGGATATACACCTGATTTCCTCTTTGGGTAAAATATTGTTCCAGATTTTCACCGAGAAATCCGGTGCCACCGGCTATAATTATTTTCATTATTTATGATTTAAAGTTATGTTGTAAGTGAATGGGATGCGGGTTTCGAAAGGATCGGATGATGTTGTGTTTCTCTCAGGCCAGTATTTTCTTTGTTTTCACTTCAATTTCAGAGCCTTCTGCCAGCATTACTGAAATAGGTTTCTGATGGTTCAGGTCATCAAATTCGTGCCCGTAGATTTTATTAAAATCAATATCCAGGTGGTAGTCTTTCACCAGATAATGATCCCATTTCGGATGGCAAACTTCATATTCTGAAACACTGTTTTCTTTTTTCGTAAAGCCCCAGTAATGCTCGGTAATAAATTCAAATTCTGAGTCAGCTTCCATTTTTTGCATTGTATTATCAGCGGTAATACGGATAGAATGCCAGCTTTTATCTTTCCAGGAATACTGGATAAGCAGCTCATCTTCTTTTTCATGAATCAGATTTCTCATAGGCATCGTATGATAATTTTCTTTATAAACGGAATTGGCTACAAAGCTTAAAGCAGGTTTAGGAACTATTTCTTTGATAAAAACCACGCCTCTTTTCCAGATTCCGTTTTCTTTTTTCTTTACATAAAATCGCAGGTTGACTTCTTCAAAGTTACGGTGAAAAGGAATCGGCATCCCTAAGAGTTTTGTATTTAAAAACATAAAACCTACTACACTTACATAGCATTTTCCTTTATAGAAATCCAGCTCGGTACCTTGTGGCAGGTATTTTAATAATACCCCGGGATTTATTTCGTAATTGATGATGGCTAATTTTCGCCATTCGGCTTTTAAAAAAATCATGATGGGTGTTTTTTATATTTTGATGGATATTTTTTTGACAATTTGATAGAATTTCATTCTATTCTGGAATAAGTCGCCCCTTTGGGGCTCCTTAATGATTCAGCGGTAGTTTTTATTAATTCGTTTCTTTCCAGGAGAAAGTTTTTCAGGTATTGTTTAAGAAAAAATCTGTTGAAAAGGTTACCTAATATGCCTAATGGGGATTCAAATTCGAAGATGTCGGTCATCAGTGTTTTTCCTTCTGTTTCTTTAAAAATATGCTGATGGTGAAGGGATTTAAAAGCTCCCTTCTGCATTACATCGGTAAACTGCAAAGGTTTTTCCATGCTGATAATTTTGGTGGTCAGGTTTTGATAGATTCCCAGATGTTTTGCTCTCCAGGTCACTGTTTCATTTTCTTCGATCAATCCGGATGTACGTCCTGCAATGGCTCTTTCATTACTTCTTGCTGTTGATTTTTGGTGCAGGTCAATATTCCTTGCCAAATCAAAGACTGTATCAATATCGGCATCAATTAAAGTTTCCAGGTAAATTGTTGACATCTTAAAAAGGTTTTAATTTAAATTGATAGGAGTATAATCAGCATCAATGCGGTCATTCGAAACAGTATCCATGAAAAGGTTGGCCAATAGCTTAATTTCAAAATTTTACATCTTCTCATATGTTCCAGTAACATGATCAGAACGACCGCTCCGAAATAAATGAAATAGAAGACACCTGTAAAATTTGTCAATAGAGCCGGGATCAAAAGTAATGTTCCTATTAATGAAACGGTCATCATATTTCCAAGATAATCCCAGATTTTGTCTTTCAAATACATTCTCAGAAATAGGGTCTGCCATAAGAGCTGACCAAGGCACACAGCCAATTCTCTTCCAAAATTATGACTGAGTCCTATATTTAATTTTGCTGAAAACAGGCTTAAAATATAAGCTGAAAAAATAACTACAAAGGCGATGTATGCAAGTCTGTATTTCAGATTGAAGTCAGGAACACAGGATTCTTCCGTATGGTCTTTCGATGAGGGAATAATCTGCTTTCGGTTGTAAGAAACAAAAGAATATAGTTTTTTAAAAAACCAGTACAAAGGTTGAGTTCCCGCTATCTTTTCTAATAATGGGAAGGAGTTTCCAATGATCAGAAGCAGGCTATCAAGGCCATATATTACTTTGTTGGTATTATAATCAACTAAGGCAATTTCATTTTTTGCCCGGTTAAAATCGACCAATTCTTTAGTCTTTACCGATATTTCCGTAAATGCTTCTCTTCCCTTTTCATCAAGCATCCCGCTTTGGATAAAGCCTTTGGAATAGATGTTACACATGGGACATTCGTTGTCATAGATTAGGGTGTGGTTTTTTAAAGCTTTCATACTTTCTGATTTTTAAAGATTAAGAAAGTCTCCTCTGGTTCTTTTGTTTTGTGATCTGAAAGTCAAATACATCCAGATCTTAAATATTAAGGTTTTCATATCTGATCTTTATATCTTTGTTTAATGCATGTTTGCGGCCTTTCAAGAACAAGAGCAGGTTCAAAAGCATCATCAGACCGAGGTATATAGAGAAGCCTCCGATTTTTGTGCTTAGAGCTACTACAAGTCTTTCCAGGGTTTCAATCCGATCAAATTCGATAATACAAAGCGCAAAACCAATATTTAAAAGGTAAAAGCCAATTTTAAACAAAGAGTTTGTTGCCAAAGCAATATCTTCTTTTTGATGAAAAATATCAATCATAAAAGTTTTTGAATTTTTAAATAAAAACTGTGAAACCAAGATCGTAAGGGCAATCACGATCGGTAAGTAAATCATGTACGCTGAGAAATTGTACGTGGCAGTTAAAACTGTAGTTGTCATGATAGTATTATTTTAAAGTTAGTTTTTTCCTTAAAAAATAAAGGGTAAAAATATTCACATAATGTAATAGGCAAAGGATGATAACAATACCCCCGATACGAATGGCAGTGGTGATCACTGTTTCTTCTATTGTACTGATCTTTTCCCAAAATGTGAGGCTTAGTGCGATGTACCCTAAGTTGAGCAGATAGTAACATCCCAATAATATTCTGTTAATTGTCAGACAAAGACCTTCGTCATGAAGCAGATATTTCAGATACGCTTTTCCAGCTCTATAGCACCTTCTACCCACATCTACTGTAATGTATGAGCTGATCGCAAGAAAAATTATATATGAAATAATATTGAACATTTTAAAAATATTATATTTTCAATAATTTTTGAAAGTTTATTTGAAAGAAAAAAGGATTTTCATCCTCTTTCTATTTTAATAAATTGGTTATTTTCCCTACCAGCCAATGATCATCACTTTTTATAGCCAGATCCATAATGTTATTGATTTTCCCGGTTACAGAACTGAAATCATTCATCAGTTTGATAAATTCCTGTGCTTCGTCTGAATCCTTATCTTCAATATTTTTAAGCTCTTCTAAAAATGAAATTACCGGCTCAATTTCTCTCTTTCTACGTTCTTTGGTAATTTGTTTAAACAGATACCAGACATCTTTTTCTGCCACAAAATATTCTTTCCGGTCTCCTTTTATAAATTCTTTTCTCACAATTCCCCAATCAATCAGAGCACGGAGGTTCATATTGGCATTTCCTCTTGAAATTTCCAGCTGCTCCATCACCTCATCGGTAGAAAGCGGCTTAACACTTGCCAAAAGCAAAGCATGTACCTGTGCCATGGTACGATTGATTCCCCAATTGGTCGCAAATGTCCCCCAGGTTTGAATGTATTTTTCTTTGGCTTCTGAAAGTTGCATTGTATCTGATTTTTGAATTTCTATTACAAATGTAATTATATTTTTTGAATTTTCAATAATTTTTGAAAATTAATTTTAAAATAAAGCAGACATTCATTACGAATGCCTGCTTTTATCATTATTTTATTGATTTATAACTTTCTACCAATCTCATAAATTCACTTCTATAGCCTTCTTCATCATTGCTTTTTCCTTCTTTTGCAAGATGGCTGATTGCATTTAAATCTTTATGTTTAATTAATTTTGAATCTCTTAAAACCAATCCGAACCAGGCAACAGAAGACACAAACTTAAAATCCGGGCTTGTTTTTGCCAGTGATATTTCTTCTTTCTTAATTACTTTACTGATTTCTGTACTGGTATTGCCATCCGGTTTTTTATATCTGAATTTTACCGTAGCAAGTTCATCACCGGAATTTTTTGTATTGGTGGTAACCGCAGAATACTTTAACTGATTTACTTTTGGAAGGTAATCTGATTGTACGCCGACAGGAATAATTTCATATAAAGCAGTAACGGTGTGTCCGCTTCCTAATTCGCCGGCATCTATTTTATCGTTGACAAAATCTTCATTTCTCAGTTTTCTGTTTTCATATCCTATTAATCGATATGATTTTACAAACTTAGGATTGAATTCAATCTGGATTTTTACATCTTTAGCGATCGTATAGATACTTCCCGCGAATTCCTTTCCTAAGAACTTATTCGCTTCCTGCATATTATCAATGTAAGCATAGTTTCCATTTCCTTTATCGGCAAGAGTTTCCATGTGGTTGTCTTTATAATTCCCCATTCCGTAGCCTAAGCAGGTAAGATATATTCCGGTTTCTCTTTTTTTCTCAATCAATGATTCAAGATCAGCTGTAGAAGACGGTCCTACGTTAAAATCGCCGTCAGTGGCTAATACAACTCTGTTATTTCCTCCTTTAATAAAGTTTTCCTGAGCCATTTTATATGCCAGTTCAATACCTGCTCCTCCGGCGGTACTTCCTTCTGCTTGCAGATTATCAAGTGCCTTAATAATAGTCGATTTTTCTTTGGCAGAAGTAGACGGCAATACCATTCCGGCATTTCCGGCATAGACTACAATTCCTACCTTATCCTGAGGTCTCAACTGATCCAATAAAACTTTGAGTGAAGATTTTAATAACGGTAATTTATTCTCATCGCTCATAGAACCCGAGACATCTATCAGGAAAACAATATTAGACGTCGGAAGATTCTCCATAGGAATTCTTTTTCCCTGAAGGCCTATTTTCAATAATTTATGGTTCGGATTCCAGGATGCGTCACTATATTCCGTATTAATGGAGAACGGTTGATTTTTTTCCGGCTGTGGATAATCATATTTAAAATAATTGATCATCTCCTCCACTCTTACTGAATTTTTATCGACTTTGCGCCCG is part of the Chryseobacterium lactis genome and encodes:
- a CDS encoding SRPBCC family protein gives rise to the protein MSTIYLETLIDADIDTVFDLARNIDLHQKSTARSNERAIAGRTSGLIEENETVTWRAKHLGIYQNLTTKIISMEKPLQFTDVMQKGAFKSLHHQHIFKETEGKTLMTDIFEFESPLGILGNLFNRFFLKQYLKNFLLERNELIKTTAESLRSPKGATYSRIE
- a CDS encoding alpha-L-fucosidase — translated: MPVIKKTKSLLFSAILLSSALFSQAHNVSEGYSKPTDPLVLQNLEDWQDLKFGLFMHWGTYSQWGIVESWSLCPEDESWTQRNPEHGKSYDEYVKNYENLQTTFNPVQFDPAKWAEATKKAGMKYVVFTTKHHDGFTMFDSQQTDYKITSSKTPFSKNPKADVTKEIFNTFRKDGFKIGAYFSKPDWHSDDYWWPYFPPKDRNVNYDPKKYPGRWENFKKFTFNQLNEITSGYGKIDILWLDGGWVRPFRTIDPKVEWQRTIKVEQDVDMDKIGNMARKNQPGIIVVDRTVSGKWENYVTPEQAIPEHALSIPWESCITMGDSFSYVPDDHYKSPQKIIETLVKIISRGGNYLMNIAPGPNGDYDAIVYERLKEISGWMEKNQSAVFSTRVIAPYHEENFYYTQSKDGNTVNVFHLNDTVEYKAPGNITFTVPESFNPKSLTILGLPSKIQWKKTGSHIEIKLPEERSKLKYALVIQMKK
- a CDS encoding GbsR/MarR family transcriptional regulator, with protein sequence MQLSEAKEKYIQTWGTFATNWGINRTMAQVHALLLASVKPLSTDEVMEQLEISRGNANMNLRALIDWGIVRKEFIKGDRKEYFVAEKDVWYLFKQITKERRKREIEPVISFLEELKNIEDKDSDEAQEFIKLMNDFSSVTGKINNIMDLAIKSDDHWLVGKITNLLK
- a CDS encoding YqjF family protein: MIFLKAEWRKLAIINYEINPGVLLKYLPQGTELDFYKGKCYVSVVGFMFLNTKLLGMPIPFHRNFEEVNLRFYVKKKENGIWKRGVVFIKEIVPKPALSFVANSVYKENYHTMPMRNLIHEKEDELLIQYSWKDKSWHSIRITADNTMQKMEADSEFEFITEHYWGFTKKENSVSEYEVCHPKWDHYLVKDYHLDIDFNKIYGHEFDDLNHQKPISVMLAEGSEIEVKTKKILA
- a CDS encoding TIGR01777 family oxidoreductase, which encodes MKIIIAGGTGFLGENLEQYFTQRGNQVYILTRQPKRENEVYWDAKTIGDWKSILENADVLINLTGKSVDCRYHEKNKQEIYSSRIDSTRILQEAVDHCSEKPKIWLNASSATIYVHSEKHLNTEEDGVIGDDFSMNICKNWEKEFFNVKNEGIRKVALRTSIVLGNNGGAFPKLKMITKLGLGGKQGRGNQMVSWIHIDDFCRAVDWIIAHDDIAGAINITAPEPLSNELMMKKLRKLMNIPFGLNAPVWQLEIASLFLNTETELLLKSRNVFPEKLLKTGFQFTYSNFDTTIFNLLKN
- a CDS encoding DCC1-like thiol-disulfide oxidoreductase family protein is translated as MKALKNHTLIYDNECPMCNIYSKGFIQSGMLDEKGREAFTEISVKTKELVDFNRAKNEIALVDYNTNKVIYGLDSLLLIIGNSFPLLEKIAGTQPLYWFFKKLYSFVSYNRKQIIPSSKDHTEESCVPDFNLKYRLAYIAFVVIFSAYILSLFSAKLNIGLSHNFGRELAVCLGQLLWQTLFLRMYLKDKIWDYLGNMMTVSLIGTLLLIPALLTNFTGVFYFIYFGAVVLIMLLEHMRRCKILKLSYWPTFSWILFRMTALMLIILLSI
- a CDS encoding YfbK domain-containing protein; this encodes MRKILITMSGLVVLASCTTQKTTDTSGEPQKYSLRKDKDQDGIPNKLDKCPESAGPVENDGCPWPDTDSDGVIDKDDACPTVAGPPENNGCPWPDTDGDGVLDKDDACPTVPGLPEYNGCPKPKTMVASEVISSRSQIEPGRVYNHQVESEKTTKKTSKTVNKNIDYDSEEYVALVENPFELTKNQPLSTFSIDVDNASYSNVRRMINYGRKVDKNSVRVEEMINYFKYDYPQPEKNQPFSINTEYSDASWNPNHKLLKIGLQGKRIPMENLPTSNIVFLIDVSGSMSDENKLPLLKSSLKVLLDQLRPQDKVGIVVYAGNAGMVLPSTSAKEKSTIIKALDNLQAEGSTAGGAGIELAYKMAQENFIKGGNNRVVLATDGDFNVGPSSTADLESLIEKKRETGIYLTCLGYGMGNYKDNHMETLADKGNGNYAYIDNMQEANKFLGKEFAGSIYTIAKDVKIQIEFNPKFVKSYRLIGYENRKLRNEDFVNDKIDAGELGSGHTVTALYEIIPVGVQSDYLPKVNQLKYSAVTTNTKNSGDELATVKFRYKKPDGNTSTEISKVIKKEEISLAKTSPDFKFVSSVAWFGLVLRDSKLIKHKDLNAISHLAKEGKSNDEEGYRSEFMRLVESYKSIK